The sequence AGCTGCAGCATCGACGCGGCACCATCCAGTCCGATCACCTCAGCGTCTGGATAGGCCTGGGCCAGACGAAAGCTGATGTTGCCGGGACCGCAGCCCAGATCCAGCACCCGAGGCCCCAATCCGGAGGGGAACAGCAAGCCCATACGGTCCACCAAGGCCTGATCGCCTGCGCTGAAATCGGCAGCGGCATAGGCGGATGCCTGCTCTGGGGCATCCATCAATTCCGGTTCAGGGGTTCGCTGCATCAGGGGGATTGAGCATCAAGGTTTGCGTGGGGAAGGGAATCTCGATCCCTTCGGCCGCCAGGGTCTCAATAATGCGGCGGTTCAACGCATGGACGCTGTCTTCAAAGGCATCGTGATTGCCATGGCTGGAGCTGAACTCCAGGACGTGGTCGTAACTGAAGGCCGCAATGCGCTCCATGCGGCAGGCCAGGAAACGCAGCTCGGGATCCAGGTCAACCGCCGCCTTCATCAAGGCCGGGATCCGTTTCAGCTGCTCTGCGGGGGTGCCGTAGGCAATGCCCAGGGCAATCTCCGAGAACTCAGCACGCTCGACAAGTTCCTCCAAGTGCAGTAGCAGGCGCTCCCGCAGGCTCAGGTACGACTGCCAGCCGTGCAGTTCGACCATCGCAAACACCACGAGCGCTTCCGCGGAACCCTCCGGCTGCCGCTCCAAGGTCACTAGGGGCTGATGCAGATCATGACGCCCCTCGAAGTATCGACGGGTTTGGTGCAGCAGTTCTTCCAATTGAAAGGGTGAATAACTCTCATCCAGCTGCACCTTCAGATCGAGGCCCTGCATCGGTTGTTGATCGGGCCGATTACTCCGCCTGGAGTAATTGATGATCGTGGCCTCATCGGCAACGGAATTCGGGATCGTGACCCGGCTCTCCAGGGTCTGCAACTCCAGGGAGCGCAGACCAATCTTGGTGATGTAGCCGAGGTTGTCGCCGACCCGGCAGAACTCACCAACCCGCAGGGGCCGATCGGTCTGAATGGAGAGCCCTGCAAACAAATTGCCAAGCAACTTGGAGGCACCCAGACCAATCGCCAAACCAGGGACCGCCGAGAAGGCCAGCACCGTGCTCGCGGGTAAGCCCAACAGAATGAGAAGGCGATAAAAAATCACGACGGCGATCAATGCCCCGAGCGCGCGGCACAGCGGCATCAAGAAACTCGAGACCCGCTGCCGACGCCACTCGGAGCCGGAACCCCTCAACCGCGTCAACAAGCCAGATCCGCTGCGACCGATGGCTTCAAAAAAGAGAAACACCACCAAGCCAGCGGTGACATACCAAATCACATAAGTCGAATAGGTCACGATCACCAGCGGTAATCCGGTGAAATTGACCTCATCGTCAATCAGATATTCAGTGAGGCGTGTCAGCGGCAGCAGGGGAAGAATGGTGAAGAAGCGGCGCCACGCGATCCCGTCCTGGAGCCAGGGATGCGAAGCCGACTCTTTCGACATCTGATCGCGATAACTCCCCAGAAGACGTCGAATCAACCAAGCGGCCAGAACCGCATAGATGCTGATCACCAGAACCGCACAGGCCACCTGAAAAAGGGTCTGATCGAAGAGTGGAATCTCAAAGACAGACCGCCAAGTTTTCGGGAAACGGAGATACCAATCCGGCGGCACCAAGTAGCCGGGGGTGAGGATGAAGTCGTGATAGAAGAGCGGCGTTGCGAAGGGCTGAGGGATGACCGGGAACTCCCGAATCTCCTCATACATGACGTGGATTTGCTGAACCGTATCGGCTGAAAAGACGTACTGATCGTTCTCGGGATCGCCGACCAAATCCGAGGTCAAGGTGATCGCCGTCCCCGGGATTCGCCAGGCATCGACGGGCTTTGTGCGCTCATCATTCAGCGCTTTCATGCCCGCTGCATCGGGAATCGAGATCGGGTTAACGCTGTGGGTGAAGACGTAATCCAAAACGTGCTTCAGCTGAATGGCCGCCTCTTCGGCCATGTCCACCCGGACACTTTGCGGAAAAACAGAGGCATCCAGCGCCTTCACCCCCAGGCGAAACAGCAGGTCGGTGTCATCGATCTGCTCCTGTCGGTCGAGCCCTTGCGTGCGGGCTGCCAGCAGGGAGTCGTAGCGGCCCAGGCGATCGGCGCGGTCCCCCACCTCGGCCATGACCGCATAGAAGTTGAGCAACGTGGCGCGGGGGCTGTCGCCGACGACCTGGCCGAGCACCACATCCGACCAGGCACCGGCATCCCGCACCAGCTGCCCATAGAAGGGTTGCTGCTCAATCGGGATCAGGCGCGCGTTGGGCTCAAACACCAGGGCCGGCGAACGGTCACTGGCGGCTGATGCAGGAAGCAGCGCCTGCAGCCCCACCAGCAGGCCCACCAACAGGGACAACCACGAAGGCGAACGGCGAAGGCGACGACGACCACGCATCGGCCAGATCAGGACGGTGAACCTGCAATCTGACGAAAATTCCAGATTTTCCATATCCCCTGTCCCAGAAAGGCCACAGAACGGCATCGAGCGCCGCGCACCGCCACTAGTGGCAACGGCAACTTGCAGACCCCACCAGTGGCGTTAGGGTGCCGGCACGCTTAGAGATCGATGCCCGTGACCGTGTCAGTTCCTGGAGCCAGTGCTGCAAGCAGCACCAGCGCCCTGAACAGCCCCAGACCCGACTTTCCAGCGACTGCACCTGCGGCCAATCCTGTCTTTTATCGGACCTACAGCCGCAAAACCCCGAACGGTCGCGAGAGCTGGAACGAGGTTGCTGAGCGCAACCTCTCGGGCCTGCGCAAACTCGGCAATCTCAACGACCAGGAAGTGGCCTTGCTGCGCCGGATGCAGCAAGAGCAAAAGGCCCTTCCCTCGGGACGCTGGCTCTGGATCGGCGGCACCCCCTGGATCGAACAGGACGCGAACTTCTCCGGTTCCTACAACTGCACCTCCACCAACCTGGTGGATTGGGAAGCCTTCGGTCTGATGATGGACCTGGCGATGATGGGCTGCGGCACCGGCGCCATCATTGAGCCGCACCTGATCGATCGCCTCCCCGCCGTCCGCAACACCCTCAAGGTCACGGGCGTCAGTGACATCGGTGTGACCCCTGCTGGTCAGCGTCAGGAGACCACCACCCATCAGATCAACGGTCAAACCGTTCAGGTGAAGGTGGGCGACACCCGCCGCGGCTGGGTGGATAGTTACCAGCTGCTGCTGGAGCTCTGCAGCGACGAGCGCTTCGACGCCAACACCCCGATCGAAGTCAACATTGACCTCTCGGATGTCCGTCCCGTCGGCGAAACCCTGAAGGGCTTCGGTGGCATGGCCAACCCGGTCAAGCTCAAGGACCTTTATGGCCGTGTCGCGCAAATCCTGAACAAGGCCCAAGGCCGCAGGCTCACCTCCGTGGAGTGCTGCCTGCTGATCGACGAGGCCGCCGTCACGATCGTGGCGGGCAACATTCGCCGCAGCGCCGGCATGCGTCAGTTCGCCGCTGACGACACCGCGGCCTCCACCGCCAAGGACAACCTCTGGCAGCAGGACAGCGACGGCAACTGGCGCATCGATCCCGAGCGCGATGCCCTGCGCATGGCTAATCACACGCGGGTCTTCCACAGCCGTCCTGACCGCCAGACCGTTCTAGAAGCGGTAACCAAGCAGTTCCACTCCGGTGAAGGTGCGATTCAGTTCGCCCCTGAAGCCATTGCCCGCTCCAACGCAGACCTGCTCTCCACCCCTGAGCTGCGCACGGAGTTCATGGATGTCTACTGCGACCAGGGGCGGGAAGAAGCCGGTCAGTGGCTCTCCACCAACCATCCCGAGATCAGCCCCGAGGAGCTGGAGCATCGCCTCGGCCGCTATGGCCTCAACCCCTGCGGCGAGATCCTGGGCGCGGACTTCCACTGCAACCTCGCCGAGATTCACCTCAACCGAATCGACCCCGACGATCTGGTCGCCCAGGAGGAAGCCTTCACAGCCGGCGGCCTGGCTGTGGCCTGCCTGCTCAACCACCGCTTCGAAGTCGAGCGCTACCGCCAAAGCCGCGCCTGGGATCCCATCGTTGGCGTGAGCTTCACCGGCCTATTCGACTTCTTCGTCCATGCCTTTGGCACCCCCTGGCTGACCTGGTGGGAAGCCGGTCGTCCCGACAGCGAAGAAGGTCGTGCCTTCAAAGCCAGGGAGGCGGACTATCTCAGCCGTTGGAAGGAGATCGTCAACAAGGCCGTCTGGGACTACTGCGATCGCCAAGGTCTGCGCCGGCCCAACCGCTGCACCACCGTTCAGCCTGCCGGCACCAAGAGCCTGCTGACCGGTGCCTCCCCCGGCTGGCACCCCCCCAAGGCCCAGCGCTTCATCCGCCGGATCACCTTCCGCAAGAACGATCCGGTCGCCCTGGCCTGCATGGACTACGGCTACTCAATCGTGCCGTCCCAGTCCGACAAGGACGAAGAGGGTCGTCTGCTGGATGACGCCTTTGATCCCCGCTGCACCGAGTGGCTGGTGGAAATTCCGACCGAGGTGAGCTGGGCGAACCTCCCCGGCGCGGACGCCGTTGAGATCAACAACTTCTCGGCGATGGCCCAGTTCGACTTCTACATGCAGGTGCAGCAGCACTACACGGCCCACAACACCTCGGCAACGGTGGAGTTCCGCGAGCACGAGATCGAACCGCTCACCGACGCAATCCACGCTGCGATCGACAACGGCCAGGGCTACATCTCAGCGGCTCTGCTGGCTCGCTTTGACGCCAACGCCACCTTCCCTCGCCTGCCGTTTGAGCCGATCAACCAGGCCACCTACGAAGAGCTCCAGGCCGCCGTGGTCGGCCGCCGCAGCACCAACGATTTCTTCGAAGCGCTGCAGCGCTACGACGGTGGTGAACTCATGGAAGCCGGTCCGGCTGGATGCGACTCCGACAAGTGCCTGCTGCCCTTGGCCAAGCCTGAGAACTGATCTCAGAAAAAATCCTTCCATCACCGTCTTGATCAACTCGGGTGAAGACGGTGGTGACCAAAGGAATCAACGGGAGGTTGCCATCACGCTGCAACCTCTTTTTTTTGTGAGAAAGTCCTCAGACCTTGCGGATTCAGACGTGGGCTTGCTCTGGGAGAACCTCGCTCAGCAACTCGAGAGTGTTCGAGCTCAGAGCGCCCAGCCTGAATCCGTAGCGCTCAGCGCCTCCCGTGAAGCGCGACTCCTCAAAGCGCTCAAAGCGGTTGAGAACTCCGGCAATAGCGTGATGATTGCGTCCCTCAAGGCCGCACTCGAAGGGAGGGAAGCCACGCTGGAGCTTCCGCCTGTGAATAGCGGACCCGCAGCCTTCCTCAAGGCCCTTGAGAGCAAGCCATCGGGCCGCTGAGATCAGAGCATCTCAATCCATTCGCCTGGACCGTCAGGGGCAAACCCTTCTTCTTCAGATGCAAGACGAGAACAATCCAACGATTGATCTATCGATTGACATCAATGCCGCAAGGCTTCTGCACAAGTCCGTGAGCTTCCATTTGGAGAAGTGGGCCGGTGCTCCTGACCCGAGGGAGCAGGAGCAACTCGTCAAGCTCAAAAACCTCTTCTCAGCAATGTTGCTGGAGTTCACCTACGAGGGTCCAGACGGAAATCGATAACGAACCAGTCAGGAGCGCGCCCCAGCGAACCGCTTACGAAGCTCCTGACTTTTGACCAATCGGCCTACCCCCATTGCAGAAATTGGCTGCAATGGCATCGGCGTGCTGCCTGAGCTGCGGCCTGCTTTCGATGAGGTAGCTGAGGCTGATGTCATAACAACGGCTCCAACGATCAGCCTGTCGCCCGAGCGATGCCAAGGACAGGGCGCCTGAGACCGCACAGACCGCCCCCACCCCGGCGAGGACAGGGAACAAATGGGCATTCAGCATCTCCCGAACACCTCGCTGACTCTCAACTGACGGGGACATCGAAGACCTCAGTGGCGAAACGACGCTGTCTGCTGACCCAAGCAGCCACACCGACGAGCCCAGCAGGCTTAACGTTACTTAACAGAAGCGTGCGCACGGTGGCCCAGCCCAGCTCCCTCTCACTGGAATCCAACTTTGAACTCGAGCGCATCAAGCGCTCCATCGATGCCATGGATGATCTGGAGCTGCTCAAGCACCTCGCCAAGCAGATGGCCGAGATGATGCACGCCCAGAAGCACGTCACCAAGCAGCTGATTGGTTCTCGCAAGCGCCAAAGCTTTGGTTTCGACGCCTAGCCGTCAACCCGGAGCGGTAGCGGAAAGCAGGTCCAAGGCAACGGCGACCTGCTCGAGCAGCTCGCAACAGCGCTCGTACTGATGATCAGGGCTGAGGCTGACCGGCAGGGTCTCAATCATGTCGGCCAACTCCCTGGTGCGCACGGCCAACAGGTTGGTGGAAAGAACGGCCATCGATCTCGCGACCTCTCGATCGCTGCGCTCTAAACCAACCTTGCAAATTGGTCTCACTGGTCTCTCCCCTGAGACAGCGCAAGCGTCCCGCCCCATGGAACAATGAATCCGACCCAAGGTCGTCCCTGGAGGGGTGGTCGAGTGGTTGATGGCTCCGGTCTTGAAAACCGGCGAAGTGAAAGCTTCCGTGGGTTCGAATCCCACCCCCTCCGCTTTTTCAACCCGGCCAGCAGAGCGTCCAGGGCTGACAGCCGCTAGCTCAGGGCTCAAGCGCATTAAGCATCTTGCCGAGCCCCTTACCGGTTGCAAGTGAGACAAGAGAATCTCAAGATTTCAGTTGCGCGGTCCGTCACAGTCGCCGCTCCGTCCAACTGCCAAAACGGCAATATTCGCCACACTCTTGATCGCTCAGGCTCGCTTCGATGGTGTTCCAGCGAACACTCTTCCGTGCGCTACGAACCTGGCACCAGCGAATGCCGCGTTTTGATCAACAGCAAGGACCAGATCGAAACCATGCTCTTGACCTTGAGCAAACTGGACAACACCGAGGCCGTTCGTGAGCAATTGCGCTCCGTCCACGCCCAGCTCGAGGCCCTGCACGATCAAGTGAGAGAACAGCGCAGTTCCGTTCCTGCCTGAGCGTTGCTCTAATCGAAGTAGACCTTCGCCTCGGCCGCTGCCATGGCAGCCGTTTCCTCGTCCAGCCGACTGCTGATCCTGCTGACCCTTCTGAGTGGGATCAGCGGAGTCAGCGCGGCCCAAGAGGTGACCTTGATCCCGCAGCAGCCCATCGAACAGGCCGATGCCAGTTTGCAGCGGGATGGTTGGCAGCCCGTCAAGGGACTGGCGCCAGAGCCCATGGACCGGCAGCTGGCTGGCAATCGACTCCCAAGCTTGAGTGCGTGCTCAGGCACAGGCCAGGGCTTTTGCCGCTACGACTACCAGCGGGGAGTCGAAACCCTCGCCGTCATTACCGTTCCAGGACCTCAAGCACAGGGCTTGGTCCTGCAGTGGTTCCGGGGGCGATGATGCCCCTGCGCACCAAGAGCAACCGTGTTTGAGAACGACAAGCGTCCGCCCTGGTTGAACTGGGTGTTCCTCGGGATCTTCCTGTGGAGCTCCTGGCAGCTCGCAGGCTTCTGGTTCCAGCAGCTCCACGGCGGCTAACTCAGGAGCGATCCAACAGCTCCGAGACATCGCCTGTCAGCGCAGGGGACTGAACATTGAGCCGGCGCATGGCTCCACCAGCCCTGAAATTCAAACGGCTCAGCTCCACCCAGATCGGATAGGGATTGCGGGCCAGCTGAAAGGCATAGCTGCCCTGATCGACGTTGGCGAAGTTGTCGAGCACAAACTCGGCCATCCGCAGGTTTGAGATCACGGGCTTAGCGCTGCTGGCTGAGCCGTAATCACTGCCAGAGAGATAGAGCAGGTTGACATTCAGGCCCCGTTCATTGAGGCCATCGGCGAGCACCGTCCCCACACTCATCACGCCAACGCTGCCGTGCTTCACGCGCCAGCGTTTGGCGTTCGGAACACTGGTGCTGACCAAGCCGCCAGCCTCGAGGCCGCGGGGCCGCAGCACCAGGGCAGCCTGGTCATCGAGGTAGAGGTCCATCGTGCGTCCCACCACGACCGACTGACCGTTGCTGTTGGAGAGCACACGGCTACAGGCATGGACAGCAGCAGGGCTGAGGACTCCAAGTAAAACCAGAGCCAAGGGCCAAAGCCGGCGTGTCGTCATGGGGAAGAGCGATCGAAGCGCTCTCCACAGGATGCTCAGAACGCTGCTCAGCGGCGACGTTTTGCCTGGGCCGTTTTGGGGGCTGGGGCCACCACGGCTCGCACAAAACGCACCAAGCCACCCAGCAAACAGAGCAGCGCCAACAGGGCCAGGCCACCCAAGAGCAGCACGCCAAGCAGCTGCAGGACACCCATCAACAGCTGAGAAAGGCCTCCGATCAGGTGGGCCAAGGCGGTGCTCACCAAGAGCAGGCTGTCGAGGTCAATCAGCTGCGGGAGCTGGAGCAACAACACCAGCAAACCGACGCCGCCGGCCATCATCAGGACCGCCTCAAGGATCAGCCTTGAACGCCTCTTGGGTTTGCGCTTGCGAAACACGGGGCGCTGCCGCTCAGCCGCGCCCGCTCCGCTACTCACCACCCGCAAACGCCGTTGCCGTGTCATGACTCCAGCTGGTGTCCGGCTCCGCGCATCCAGCGTTCAAATTCGACCAGGACCAAGTCGTTGGGGCAGTCCACCAGGCTCAGATCACCAACCGTGCA is a genomic window of Synechococcus sp. A10-1-5-1 containing:
- a CDS encoding linear amide C-N hydrolase; translation: MTTRRLWPLALVLLGVLSPAAVHACSRVLSNSNGQSVVVGRTMDLYLDDQAALVLRPRGLEAGGLVSTSVPNAKRWRVKHGSVGVMSVGTVLADGLNERGLNVNLLYLSGSDYGSASSAKPVISNLRMAEFVLDNFANVDQGSYAFQLARNPYPIWVELSRLNFRAGGAMRRLNVQSPALTGDVSELLDRS
- a CDS encoding mechanosensitive ion channel family protein, encoding MRGRRRLRRSPSWLSLLVGLLVGLQALLPASAASDRSPALVFEPNARLIPIEQQPFYGQLVRDAGAWSDVVLGQVVGDSPRATLLNFYAVMAEVGDRADRLGRYDSLLAARTQGLDRQEQIDDTDLLFRLGVKALDASVFPQSVRVDMAEEAAIQLKHVLDYVFTHSVNPISIPDAAGMKALNDERTKPVDAWRIPGTAITLTSDLVGDPENDQYVFSADTVQQIHVMYEEIREFPVIPQPFATPLFYHDFILTPGYLVPPDWYLRFPKTWRSVFEIPLFDQTLFQVACAVLVISIYAVLAAWLIRRLLGSYRDQMSKESASHPWLQDGIAWRRFFTILPLLPLTRLTEYLIDDEVNFTGLPLVIVTYSTYVIWYVTAGLVVFLFFEAIGRSGSGLLTRLRGSGSEWRRQRVSSFLMPLCRALGALIAVVIFYRLLILLGLPASTVLAFSAVPGLAIGLGASKLLGNLFAGLSIQTDRPLRVGEFCRVGDNLGYITKIGLRSLELQTLESRVTIPNSVADEATIINYSRRSNRPDQQPMQGLDLKVQLDESYSPFQLEELLHQTRRYFEGRHDLHQPLVTLERQPEGSAEALVVFAMVELHGWQSYLSLRERLLLHLEELVERAEFSEIALGIAYGTPAEQLKRIPALMKAAVDLDPELRFLACRMERIAAFSYDHVLEFSSSHGNHDAFEDSVHALNRRIIETLAAEGIEIPFPTQTLMLNPPDAANP
- the nrdJ gene encoding ribonucleoside-triphosphate reductase, adenosylcobalamin-dependent, which codes for MPVTVSVPGASAASSTSALNSPRPDFPATAPAANPVFYRTYSRKTPNGRESWNEVAERNLSGLRKLGNLNDQEVALLRRMQQEQKALPSGRWLWIGGTPWIEQDANFSGSYNCTSTNLVDWEAFGLMMDLAMMGCGTGAIIEPHLIDRLPAVRNTLKVTGVSDIGVTPAGQRQETTTHQINGQTVQVKVGDTRRGWVDSYQLLLELCSDERFDANTPIEVNIDLSDVRPVGETLKGFGGMANPVKLKDLYGRVAQILNKAQGRRLTSVECCLLIDEAAVTIVAGNIRRSAGMRQFAADDTAASTAKDNLWQQDSDGNWRIDPERDALRMANHTRVFHSRPDRQTVLEAVTKQFHSGEGAIQFAPEAIARSNADLLSTPELRTEFMDVYCDQGREEAGQWLSTNHPEISPEELEHRLGRYGLNPCGEILGADFHCNLAEIHLNRIDPDDLVAQEEAFTAGGLAVACLLNHRFEVERYRQSRAWDPIVGVSFTGLFDFFVHAFGTPWLTWWEAGRPDSEEGRAFKAREADYLSRWKEIVNKAVWDYCDRQGLRRPNRCTTVQPAGTKSLLTGASPGWHPPKAQRFIRRITFRKNDPVALACMDYGYSIVPSQSDKDEEGRLLDDAFDPRCTEWLVEIPTEVSWANLPGADAVEINNFSAMAQFDFYMQVQQHYTAHNTSATVEFREHEIEPLTDAIHAAIDNGQGYISAALLARFDANATFPRLPFEPINQATYEELQAAVVGRRSTNDFFEALQRYDGGELMEAGPAGCDSDKCLLPLAKPEN